The segment GGCCACCGACCTCGATGCCTTCAGCCGCTTCTCCATCGACACCTTGCTGAACCTGCCCAATGTGAAGGACATCCACACCAGCTTTTCGCTGGGCGAGGTCAAGGCCGGTGGCGCCCTGCCGCTGAGCCATCTGCGCGGCGGCGCTTGATCGGGTAGGCTGGCGCACCCCATTGCCAGCGCCCCGCCATGAGCTCCAGCGAACGTCTGCCCTCCCGCCACCTTTTGCTGGCCCTGGCCGTGGTGGCCATCTGGGGTAGCAATTTCGTGGTCATCAAGCTGGCCCTGGGCGCGCTGCCGCCCCTGCTCTTCGCCACCCTGCGCTTCGCCTTCGCCCTGCTGCCCGCGGTCTTCTTCCTGCCGCGCCCGGCCGTGCCCTGGGGCAATCTGGCGGCCTATGGCCTTTTGATCGGCGTGGGCCAGTTCGGCGTGCTCTATCTGGCCATGCGCGCCCACATCTCGCCGGGCCTGGCCTCCCTGGTGGTGCAGACCCAGGTCTTCTTCACCCTGCTGCTGGCCATGCGCGTGGCGCGCGAGCGTGTGCTGCCTTACCAGTGGGCGGGCTTGCTGCTGGCGGCCTCGGGCATTGCGGTGATCGCGGCCCACACCGATGGCAGCACCACGGTCACCGGCCTGCTGATGGTGCTGGGCGCCGCCTTCAGCTGGGCCTGCGGCAATCTGGTGGGCAAGCGCGCGGGCCGCGTGAACATGCTGGCCTATATGGTCTGGACCAGCCTCTTCGCCGTGCCGCCCCTGCTGCTGCTGAGCCTGCTGGTGGAGGGGCCGGCGGCCATCGCGGCCGGTCTGGGCGCCGCGGGCTGGGCCACCTGGGCGGCGGTGCTCTGGCAGGCCCTGGGCAATACCTTGTTCGGCTACGGCGTCTGGGGCTGGCTGCTGGCGCGGCATCCGGCCGCCTCGGTCGTGCCCCTGGCCCTGCTGGTGCCCGTCTTCGGCATGGGCAGCGCGGCCCTCTTCATGGGCGAGGCCCTGCCGGCCTGGAAGCTGGGCGCCGCGGCCCTGGTGCTGAGCGGCCTGGCCCTCAATCTGCTGTGGCCGCGCCTGCGCCCGCAGCGCGGAGCGGCCGCATGAGGCGCGCGCTCGCGGCGCTGTTGCTGGCCGCGCTGGCGGGGCCAGTCCTGGCTCTGGACCCGCAAGGCCTGCGCGCGCAGGAGATCGCCAGCTGCCTGCCCGGCGAGCAGCAGCTCTGGCCGGATGGGCGGGACGGCCCCTCGGCCAGCGCCGCCTGGCTGTTCGAATATGAGCCCGCGGGCGCACCGGCCTGGCTGGCCCCGGCCGAGCTGCTGCGCAGCCTGGAGCGCGCGGCCCAGGCCTGGGCGCCCTGCGGCCTGCCCATCCAGGTGCGGCTGGCCGATCCGGCACTGCGGCCCGATCCGGCCCAGGCCCGCGTGCGCGTGCTCTGGGACGATGCCGGCGCGCGCGGCGGTTTCGGCCTGGCCGATCTGGGGCAGCGTCGCCTCTCGCTGGGGGCGGCCGCCTTTGCCCTGCTGCGCGAGCGCAACCCGCGCCATCCGGCCGGCGAAACCCTGCAGATGACCCTCTCGCACGAGATGGGGCATTTCCTGGGCCTGCTGGCGCATTCGCGGCGCTGCGTGGACGTGATGTCCTACTACCACGATGGCCGCGGCAACCGCTGCAGCGCCCGCGAGCCGGCCCTGATGAAGAGCTTCGTGGAGTACCGCTCCGGCCTGCCCACGGCCTGCGACATCCAGCGCTGCCGGGCGATCAACGGCCGGCGCTGAGCAGGCTCAGGCCTCTGGCCTCAGGCCCCGGGCCGGCGCATCTTGAATTTCTCGCCCAGCTCGAAGTAGTCGGCCGGGCCGCCGCCGCGCAGGATGGGGCGGGCGGCCGCGGTGTCGTACACACCGTCCACCAGCAGATGCTCGGCGATGTGCACACCCACCACCTCGCCCAGCGTGAGCCAGGCCTCGGTGGGGCTGCCATCGGCGCCCAGCAGGCGGATGATCTGGCTCACCCGGCACTCGAAGGCCACGGGGCTGGCGGCCACGCGCGGCACGCTCACCACGCGCGAGGGCGCGGTGGCCAGGCCGGCCAGGGCGAACTCATCCACCTCGGGCGCCACCATGGCGCTGCTGGCGTTCATGGCCTCGGCCAGCTCGCGCGTGGCCAGGTTCCAGACGAACTCGCCGGTGGCCTCGATATTGGCCAGCGTGTCCTTGCGGCTGGTGCTGGAAAAGCCGATCAGGGGCGGCGTGTAGTTGAAGGCGTTGAAGAAGCTGTAGGGCGCCAGGTTCAGCACACCGGCACCGTCGCGCGAGGCGATCCAGCCGATGGGGCGGGGCCCCACGATGGCATTGAAGGGGTCGTGCGGCAGGCCGTGGCCCAGGCGGGGTTCGTAGAAATGCATGGCGGTCAATGAACTGCTCGGGCGCCCAGCCTACCGCAGGCCGCACTCGGGCCGCGCTCAGACCACGCGCAGGCTCAGCGCGGGCAGGCCCTCGATCTTCGCCAGCATCACATCGCCCCGCACGACCGGGCCCACGTTCTCGGGCGTGCCGCTGTAGATCAGATCGCCGGCCTTGAGCTCGAAGGCCTCGGAGAGCTTGCTGATCTGCTCGGCCACGCTCCAGATCATGTAGCTCAGGTCGGCGCTCTGCTTGAGCTGGCCATTGACCGCCAACGAGATCGCGCCCTTGAGGAAGTGTCCGGTGGCGGCCAGCTTGTGGATGGGGCCGATGGGGGCCGAGAGGTCGAAGCTCTTGCCGATTTCCCAGGGCTTTTTCTGCTCGCCCATGGCGCGCTGCAGATCGCGCCGCGTCATGTCCAGGCCGATGGCGTAGCCATAGACATGCTGCAGGGCCTGATCGATGGGGATGTTGCGGCCGCCGCTCTTGAGCGCGGCCACCAGCTCCACTTCGTAGTGGTAGTTCTGGGTCAGGGCGGGGTAGGGGTGGTCCACGGTCTGGCCGGGCGGCACGTACTGCACGGCGTCGCTGGGCTTCTGGAAGAAGAAGGGCGGCTCGCGTGTGGGGTCCGAGCCCATCTCGCGGGCATGGGCCGCGTAGTTGCGGCCTATGCAGTAGATGCGGTGCACCGGGAAGACCTCGCTGGCGCCGGCAATCGGCACGGCGGGCACGGTCAGGGCAAAGGGCGCGGCCTGCGAGGGCGTGGCGCTGATGCTGGCGCAACCGGCGGCCAGCGCGCCGCCCAGGGCGGAGGAGGTGTTGATGAGCATGTGGCGACGGTCCATTCCAGGGTCTCCTGCGAGGGCTGTTCTTGTGCCCGTCAGCATCGGCCCTGGGCCGCCGCGCCACCAGGACGCATCAACGCAGATCCTGGACGGAATTCAGGCGTGCCTCGCGCCAGGCGCTGGGGCTCTGGCCATGCCACTGGCGGAAGCGCCGCGCGAAATAGGCCTCGTCGGCAAAGCCGCATCGGCGCGCGATCTCGCCGATGCGCGCGCCGCTGCCCAGCAGCAGCTCCTGGGCCAGGGCCAGGCGGCGTTCGGTGAGCAGCTCGGTGAAGGTGCGGCCGGTTTCCTTCTTGATCAGGTGGGCCAGGTAGTTGGGCGAGAGGCAGGCCGCCTCGGCCGCGGCGCCCAGGGTGGGCTCGCCGGCCAGCTGCTCGCGCAGATAGCGCAGCACCCGGTCCAGCGCGGCGCGCCGGCTGCCCTGCTGGGCCTGGGCCGCGGCCAGGGCGCGCAGCTCGGCCTCCCAGCGCCGGCAGGTGAGGGCCAGCAGCTGCAGCAGGGCGCCGCGCAGCGCCAGCTCCGAGCCCAGGGCGCGCGCCGCGTTCTCGCGCTGCATCAGGTCCAGCAGGGCCTGCACGGGCTCGAACTCGGCGGGCGCGAACACAAAGTCAAGATGCTCCTGGAACTGGAAGGGCGCCAGCTCCGGCGCCACGTTCAGGGGCACGTCCTCCAGGTCCAGCGGGTCCACCGCCAGCTCGGGGCGCAGGAAGCGCAGGCTGAAGTTCAGCACCAGCCACCGCGTGCCGGCCGGATGCGGCACCCAGTGCATGCGGTGCGGCAGCACAAAGCTCAGGGCGCGGGTGGGGAAGGGGCGCTGGGCGCTGCCGATGTGCTGCACGGTCTCACCCGCCAGATTCACCTGGATCTGGAAATACTCGTGCTTGTGCGGCTGGGTCAGCGGCGCACGGCGGGACTGGTCGCGGATATCGAAATCCAGGTGCTCGGAGCGCTCGGCCATGCCGTAGAGGCGCACCCCGGCCTGGCGGGCG is part of the Shinella sp. XGS7 genome and harbors:
- a CDS encoding EamA family transporter; protein product: MSSSERLPSRHLLLALAVVAIWGSNFVVIKLALGALPPLLFATLRFAFALLPAVFFLPRPAVPWGNLAAYGLLIGVGQFGVLYLAMRAHISPGLASLVVQTQVFFTLLLAMRVARERVLPYQWAGLLLAASGIAVIAAHTDGSTTVTGLLMVLGAAFSWACGNLVGKRAGRVNMLAYMVWTSLFAVPPLLLLSLLVEGPAAIAAGLGAAGWATWAAVLWQALGNTLFGYGVWGWLLARHPAASVVPLALLVPVFGMGSAALFMGEALPAWKLGAAALVLSGLALNLLWPRLRPQRGAAA
- a CDS encoding flavin reductase family protein, whose translation is MHFYEPRLGHGLPHDPFNAIVGPRPIGWIASRDGAGVLNLAPYSFFNAFNYTPPLIGFSSTSRKDTLANIEATGEFVWNLATRELAEAMNASSAMVAPEVDEFALAGLATAPSRVVSVPRVAASPVAFECRVSQIIRLLGADGSPTEAWLTLGEVVGVHIAEHLLVDGVYDTAAARPILRGGGPADYFELGEKFKMRRPGA
- a CDS encoding fumarylacetoacetate hydrolase family protein; amino-acid sequence: MDRRHMLINTSSALGGALAAGCASISATPSQAAPFALTVPAVPIAGASEVFPVHRIYCIGRNYAAHAREMGSDPTREPPFFFQKPSDAVQYVPPGQTVDHPYPALTQNYHYEVELVAALKSGGRNIPIDQALQHVYGYAIGLDMTRRDLQRAMGEQKKPWEIGKSFDLSAPIGPIHKLAATGHFLKGAISLAVNGQLKQSADLSYMIWSVAEQISKLSEAFELKAGDLIYSGTPENVGPVVRGDVMLAKIEGLPALSLRVV
- a CDS encoding AraC family transcriptional regulator, with product MSTTARQAGVRLYGMAERSEHLDFDIRDQSRRAPLTQPHKHEYFQIQVNLAGETVQHIGSAQRPFPTRALSFVLPHRMHWVPHPAGTRWLVLNFSLRFLRPELAVDPLDLEDVPLNVAPELAPFQFQEHLDFVFAPAEFEPVQALLDLMQRENAARALGSELALRGALLQLLALTCRRWEAELRALAAAQAQQGSRRAALDRVLRYLREQLAGEPTLGAAAEAACLSPNYLAHLIKKETGRTFTELLTERRLALAQELLLGSGARIGEIARRCGFADEAYFARRFRQWHGQSPSAWREARLNSVQDLR